GGCGCGTCTTCAAGACGATCGTGACCTCTGAGTTGGGCCGCAAAGTGGCTGAGCATTACGGGGCATCAGTCGAAGATGTGTTGACAGGTTTTAAATTTATCGGGGAAAAAATCAAGAAATATGAAGAGACAGGTGAATATTCCTTCCTGTTTGGTTACGAGGAAAGCTACGGCTACTTGATCGGTGATTTCGCCCGTGACAAAGATGCCATCCAGGCCGTATTGATGGCTGCCGAGGCGGCTGCTTATTATAAGAAAGAAGGAAAGACCCTTTATGATGTATTGAACGACTTGTTCGAAAAGCATGGATTCTATCAGGAAGGCCTGAAGAGCTTAACGCTGAAAGGAAAAGAAGGCGCAGAACAAATCCAGGGGATCCTGAAAGACTTCCGGAACGAGCCGCTGAAAGAAGTGGCCGGCCTACAGGTTGTTTCTTCTGAAGACTATAAAGTGAGTACAAAAATGGACGCGCTGACAGGTGAGCAGTCGATGATCGACCTGCCTTCGTCCAATGTGCTGAAATATCATCTCGAGGACGGCTCATGGATCTGCCTCCGTCCATCAGGGACAGAACCGAAAATCAAGTTCTATTTCAGCGTGATCGGTAAAACGCAAGAGGACAGCGATCAGAAACTTCATGCATTGCAGGATGCAATCATGGCTAAGGTTGAAACGATGATCAGCTCCTCGGTGGGAAAGGCGTAACACATGGTGCGGCACTCAGGGAAATCACTGAGTGCCAAAAGTCTTAAATCGAAACAAGAGATGCTAAACCGGCATCTCTTGTTTTTTAATCGTGGAAGAACATATGTTTTCAGTCAAAGGTCGTAGAATGTTTCCTTCTTTTTGATAATCCCCCTTTTGATTGAAGTCGATATAATAATGGTAGAAGGATCGGAAAGGACGATGAGCATGAATCAGGAATCCCTTTCAAACATTGAGCTGTTGAAAGAGATCGCCGAATTACTGAATAATGAAACCGAACTTGCCTCGATGCTGTCAGGGGCGTTAAAAAAGCTGATCAATGGGTCCAGTTTTACGACAGGCTGGATCTTTTTTATAGAAGGGGAAGGGAGGCATGAGCTTGTTTCGTATGAGAATCTCCCCGAATCCCTTTCAGACCGTAAATGTGAGTTGATGAATAAGGGCGGGTGCTGGTGTGTGAACCGCTTCCGGAAAGGAAAGCTCACGAAAGCCTCGAACATCATTGAATGTCAGCGGATCGAGCAGGCCATTGAAGAGAACAGGGGCAAGACCGATGATATCACGTATCATGCCACGGTCCCCCTCCAGTCGGGACAAGAATCTTTTGGGCTTTTGAATGTGGCGGCACCACATAAAACCCATTTCTCGTCGGATGAATTGGCACTGCTGGAATCGGTCGCTTTCCAGATAGGTTCTGCAATCAAGCGCATCATGCTGACCAGGAAGGAACAGGAAATCGCCCTGATCGGGGAGAGGAACCGATTGGCAAGGGATCTTCATGATTCTGTGAATCAGCTGTTGTTTTCCCTGACATTGACGGCAAGGGGCGGTGCTGAGATGACCGGGGATGAAGGCGTGAAGGAAACCTTCCGGACCATTCAGGACATGGCGCAGGAAGCACTTTCGGAAATGAGGGCACTTATTTGGCAATTGCGGCCCAATGGGTTGGAAAACGGGGTCGTCGAGGCCGTGAAAGGTTATTCCGAAATGCTGGGGTTGTGTCTTGAAACGAAAGTGGAAGGTGTCTTATCCTTGAGCTCAAGGATGGAAGAAGTATTATGGAGGGTCTCTCAGGAAGCCTTGAATAATTGTAAGAAGCATTCAGGTGAAACCCATATTTACTATACGTTGAAAAGTGAACCGGAATCCCTTTATTTAAAGATTGAAGACCAGGGATATGGTTTTCAATATGACAAGAAGCAATCTATCCCATCGATGGGGATCCAGAGTATGAGGGAACGGGTGAAAAGCATCGGCGGGGAGCTGACAATTCAAAGCAGGCTCGGTAAAGGAACGGCGATAAATGTCCGATTACCCTATTAGGAGGATGCATGCATGATCAGAGTATTGATAGCAGATGACCATCACGTCGTACGGAGAGGCCTTGTCTTCTTTTTGAAGACGCAAAAAGACATAGATATCGTCGGTGAAGCAAAGGACGGGGCAGAAGCTGTCCGGCTGGCGCATTCCTTAAAGCCTGATATCATCTTGATGGACTTGATGATGCCTGTGATGGACGGCATCCAGGCCACCATGGAAATCAAGGCGCTTCATCCTGAAGTGCAGGTGCTGATGCTGACGAGCTTTTCGGATCAGAACCATGTCATTCCGGCCATTGAGGCAGGTGCAGCCGGATATCAGCTAAAGGATATTGAGCCCGATGAATTGGTGAACAGCATCCGAAAGCTCCTGTCGGGGGAAAATTCACTACATCCGAAAGCGACGAATCATCTGCTCACGAGGATTTCCAAACAGGAACCTCCTCACAAAATGGATGAACTCACAAAGCGGGAACGGGATGTTTTGATTGAACTGACGAAAGGGAAAAGTAATAAAGAAATCGCCTCCAGTCTTTATATAACGGAGAAAACGGTCAAAACCCATATTTCCAACATCTTTTCCAAACTGGAGGTTGCCGACCGGACACAAGCAGCTTTATACGCTGTCAAACATCAATTAACTTCAAATGATGAAAGAAAGGATATGTGAGGATGAACATTTTAATAATCAACGGAAGCCCCAGGAAGAACGGCCGGACTGGAATCGCATCACGATTCATCGCCCGGAACCACAACTGCGGACTCATTGACCTGAGTGACGGTTCGCTGCCTCTCTACACAGGGGAACAGGATCAGGCAGCGCTGGCATCGGTTCAAGGTTTAAAGAAAAAGGTAAAGGAAGCGGATGCTGTCATTTTGGCTTCCCCAGAGTATCACAGCGGTATGAGCGGGGCATTGAAAAACGCCCTCGACTTCCTCAGCTCTGAGCAATTTGCCCACAAGCCTGTGGCATTATTGGCCTGTGCAGGAGGCGGAAAAGGCGGTATCAACTGCTTGAACAATCTACGCATTGTCTCCCGGGGTGTATATGCAAACGTCATCCCGAAGCAGCTGATTCTTGATCCCCATTGCTTTGATTATGAAGGGGACGGACTTCTGGATGAGCCTGCAAAAATGGTCGAGGATCTCATGAAGGAACTGAAGATGTATGTAAAAGCGGCAGCATTGATCAAAAGTGAACAATCATCTTAACCGGCGCAGGTGCCGGTTTTTTTTATAAAAAAATAAAAGCTGATCCAATTGTGCAAACTAATTGGATCAGCCCGAGGTGGAATTCTCTTGTCGCTACATCTCTGCAAAGGTTTCCTCCAGTGGTTGCTCGACACTGTAGGTGAAGTTTGCATGCTCAATATATCGTAAAAGCGTATACAGGTTACGCTCTACAACCGTGTAGTCTTTAGAAAAATGATACGCGTGCAGGAAATGTTCAATTCTTTTTGAAAGAAGGTCATCCTTCGTTCTCACCATGAGGATCAGCAGGTTATCCCATTCTGACCGGTGAGTGTAATACAGAGCCCGATCGTAATCGACTTTGTTCACGTGGTTTCCCTCCTTTTGAAGGGGTAATGTTATTGTGTGAAGAAAAGGAGGATTCCTTTCTCTGAAAAAGTTGGTTATGCTGCTATTGCTCGCTTTCCTACTATTGGTTGAATAATCGAGGCGTTTTCATTCATCCTAAGAATGAAACATAATCAGGAGTGATGATAATGAAGAAAGCAATCGCAATTTTTTTAGCAGTATTTTTCCTGCTGTTTTCAGGACATGCCAACGCTGAACCGACAGATTATAAAAAATTTGGCCGGATTGCCACAGCCGTCATTAAAGAAGATTATCCCGGTCAGCCTGTGAAGGATTATCAATATCAGGGCCGCCGGAAAATGACTGAAAATAAAGTGGCGGATTCTTTTGAGTTCACTGTTCAGGAGAACAACAAGGATAAGAAAGTGACCGTCATCGTCGTGCACAATCTCGACAATGAAAAAACACTCAATATCACCGTACAGGAATAATTGAACGAGCCTCTTTTCAGGGGCTTTTTTTATTAGGGTATTTTTCAAAAAATTCACCTGCACATCAGCAATTGAAACATTTTTTTGATAGAATAAACCTATATAAATTTCTGAACGGGGAGCTTCTGTCCAATGTGATGCTGAACTTTTCTTACCTCATTAAAAATTGAATAAAGGAGGAAAAGAGATGCATTCCATTGCATTTAGACATTTATGGTTCGGCCAGGCGCTGGCGAACATGGGGGATGTTTTCTATATCGTCGGATTGATTTCACTTGTATACAGTTTGACAGGGTCCGCTGTGTATATGACGGCCGTTCCGCTCGTGATTACATTTTCCCGCTTCATCAGCAGCATGGCGGCACCTCTGCTATTGAACCGCACACAGATGAGGACGCTCATTGCGTACTCCCAGATGGGGAAGACATTCTTTCTTTGTCTGTTTTTACTGATGATGGTGTTGAATGCAGACAATGTCTGGTTGTTTCTTGCTTGTGCAGGTGTTGTTTCATTCCTGGACGGATGGGCTTTGCCTGCGAGGAATTCCTATGTCCCCTTTCTTGTGAAGCGGGAAGAATTGATGGGGGCGAATGGGTTTCTTTCCACAGTGGATCAGACCATACAATTTTCGAGCTGGGCGGTTGGCGGTATGCTGGTCGCTGTGATTCATGAAACGAACGTGTTCACCATCGTCATCATCCTGTTTCTCGCCAGCACCCTGTACATGTTGAAGCTGCCGGTCATCCCGACCACCACGTTGGAAGTGCGGAAAGCATGGTGGCAGCAGTTATTGGAAGGATGGTCAGAAGTCAGGAAGCGCAAGGGGCTTGCTCCAGTTTTTTGGATTTACGGGCTTGAGTCGGTTTCCGGGACCGTCTGGATCGCAGCCGTTCTCTATTTATATGTAGATCAGGTGCTCGGCAAGGGAGAAGAATGGTGGGGGTTCATAAACGCCAGTTTTTTTATCGGGCTGATTCTTGCATCTATGTTGATTTTCAAGCTGCACGGTCTGTTCTCCCATCACCGGAGCAGATGGCTGCCTCTTTGCATGATCCTGACTTCGATTGCGACCCTCGCCTTTGCCTGGAATCAGGCGGCCTGGTTGGCGCTCGTATTGTCCTTTCTGTTCGGACTGTTCGATCAAATCAAGAATGTCATCATGCAAACGTATATTCAGGAAAGTGCTCCGCCTGAAGAGCTCGGTAAAATCTATGCAGCACAGGGGGCGCTCTCGACATGTTTATTTGGATTATCATCCGTTGGTGTCGGGTTGCTTATAGAGGTTTTCAGCATGAGTACGATTTTCTCCTTCTCGGCACTATTGCTGATGACTGCGCTCATCCCAGTGTGGATCTTGCAAAGAAATATGAATAGGTAAGAATGAAGCTGTTCCCTGTGAAAGGGGACAGCTTTTTTCTTACCTGCTTGTCCCCCCTTGTCCAAACCCTCCCGCTTTTCTTTTCATCAAATCCATTTTTGGCTCATACATTTAGATAAGAGTATAAAGAGGGGGATGGCGATGAATTTAGAGGAACAAAGGCAGTTGCAGAATGCGATAGGTGAAATTACGGAGATTGCAGCCGGATTCGGTCTTGATTTTTACCCGATGCGTTACGAGATTTGTCCTGCTGAAATCATTTATACATTTGGCGCTTATGGTATGCCGACACGCTTTTCCCATTGGAGTTTCGGGAAGCAGTTCCATAAGATGAAGCTTCAATATGATCTGGGATTAAGCAAGATTTACGAGCTCGTGATCAATTCGGATCCTTGTTATGCGTTCTTGCTCGATTCGAATTCACTGATCCAGAATAAGCTGATTGTCGCCCACGTGCTTGCACACTGTGACTTCTTCAAGAATAATGTTCGCTTTCAGAATACGAAGCGGGATATGGTGGAGAGTATGTCGGCAACCGCCGAGCGTGTGCGGAGTTATGAGATTGAGTACGGTAAACAGGAGGTTGAAGATTTCCTTGATGCTGTGCTTGCCGTTGATGAACATATCGACCCGTCCCTTATGCGTCCGAAGCTGTCGTGGACGATGAATGATGTGGAATGGGAAGAGGTTGAAATCAGTCAGGCGACACCGTACGATGATCTGTGGTCATTGGATGAAAAGCCAAAGAAATTGGAAAAAAAGAAGGTCAAGAAGAAATTCCCTCCACAACCGGAGAAGGATATCATGCTCTTCATCGAACAATACAGCAGGGAGTTGTCGGATTGGCAGCGGGATATATTGACGATGATGAGGGAAGAGATGCTGTATTTCTGGCCGCAGCTCGAAACGAAGATCATGAATGAAGGATGGGCTTCATATTGGCATCAGCGGATCATCCGGGAAATGGATCTGACCAGCGGTGAGTCGATTGAGTTTGCCAAACTGAACGCAGGTGTTGTACAGCCTTCCCGCACACAGATCAATCCATATTACTTAGGGCTAAAAATATTTGAAGATATCGAAGAACGGTTCGATAACCCGACTGAAGAAATGAAGAAGCGGGGAGTCAAACCGAACTCAGGACGTGAAAAAATGTTTGAGGTCCGTGAAATTGAATCGGATATTTCCTTCTTGCGGAATTATTTAACGAAAGACCTCGTCACCCGGGAGGATATGTATTTATTCCAAAAGCAGGGGAAGGATTACAAAATTGTGGATAAAGAATGGACCCACGTCCGGGATCAGCTTGTCGGCATGAGGGTAAATGGGGGATTCCCTTACATCACTGTGAATGACGGCGACTATATGAAGAGTGGGGAACTATATTTGAAGCACTGGTATGAAGATGTGGAGCTTGATATCAAATACCTGGAGAAGGTCTTGCCGTACCTGCATCAGCTGTGGGGAAGACCGGTCCATATCGAAACACATGTGGAAAACCGGGATATGCTTTTTACGTATGATGGAAGAAGCGTACAGCGGAAATATTTATAATAGTGGGAACCGACTCGGAGTACGGGTCGGTTTTTTTGCTTCGTGAGTTCTAAAAGGAAGGACAGGCTTATACATAATAGAAGAGGCATTTATATGAGGAGGAGATACGATGGCAGATGTAGAAGTCTTTATCGGTGATTTAACAGACCGCACTTTCCATTACGACGGAGGGGACTGGAATCATAATTTCCCCAAACGGATCAGTCCGTTTTTCCCTAAAGGATATGACCTCTTTTTCAAGCTGCTGGACGGGATTTATCATAAAAAAATCGAGGGCAGGCAAACAGATTGGGGAAGTCACACCTGTTTGATGTATCCAGGTGAAATGCTCGCCGTGCTTGAAGATTATTATAAGAGGGAAGTGGACAACGAGAAGGTACAGGGACTGTTTCAGTTCATCAAAGGACTGGATCAGGAACAACAATACGGACTGGTGGCATGTGAAATGTCATGATGAAAAAGGACAAAGGGCTATATGGCCATTTGTCCTTTCTTACATACTGATGTTCTTTTGTTCAGAGAACCTCGCATGGAGTGTGCCTGTGAAGAATAGGAAGGAACGCTGGAAGATCGGGCTTTGAATGAACGTATAGAAAAAGGTGAAAATGAATACAGGCCCCCCAAGGAGCAAACCGAATAGAAGGATCGTGCATTCGCACATGATCCGGACCCTGCTGATGGAAAGCCCGGTTAAATCGGAAAGTGTGAGCATGAAACCGTCACGGGGCCCGGTACCCAAATGGGCTGCTGAATATAATCCCCCTCCGGTCCCCATCAAAATCACCGCTGACAGCAGCGTCAGGACATCCCCGGTGAGATTGGTCTCAGGCGGGAGAAGGTCAAAATAAAGGAAAAAATCAACGAGCATGCCCACCATTACCCCATTGAGCACCGTCCCGATCCTGACGTATTTTCCTTTTAATATCAGGGTCCCAGCGATCAACACCACCCCCACGATGATATTCCACGTTCCGATCGTGAGCCCGAATTTCTGAAACAATGCGATATTCAATACATCCCACGGATGGATCCCCAAGTATTGAACATGAATGGACAAACTGATGCCGTAGCTGAAAAGAAGTAATCCCACCACAAAATAACTGATTTGCCAATAGATTTTCATCGTGTCTCCTTCCTGATGCTTCCATCTAAAGCTATTTTACAATGAAGAGCCGCAGAAAAATAGTAAAAAAGAAGTGAATAATCAGATTTTGACTTATAATGGAAGAATATAATTGACACCGCTTTCTGTGGTCGATAGAGTTTTAGTATGAGAAACAGAGGAGGTTTATTAGGATGTTAACAATGAAACATGCGTGGACAACTTTATGGAAGTGGCATGGGGATGTACGGCAGACTCTCATGTTCTTTACTTCAGGCAGCACCGGGACTTCAGTGTCCGGACGCGTCCAGACCGATCATCAGCCTGGACCTGGCACAAATCCCAGGCAGAAAATAGGATTCATCCTCGGACCCCTGCTATTCTTTTTTTTCCTGCTGTTTTTTTCACCTGAAGGACTCTCGCAGGGGGCCGTCGGGGTACTTGCAGGCACGGTTTGGATTGCGGTGTGGTGGATCACGGAAGCGATACCGATTCCGGCAACGGCCCTGTTGCCGATCATACTCTTCCCGCTGACCGGTGCGCTCGAATCGGGAGACGTCACTTCCGCTTATGGGGACGGGACGATCTTTCTGTTTATGGGCGGATTCATCATCGCGATTGCCATGGAGAAGTGGAATTTACATAAACGGATCGCCATGAACATCATTCTCGCGATCGGGACAAGCACCGAGAGGATCGTACTTGGCTTCATGCTCGCAACAGGCTTCCTCTCCATGTGGATTTCCAATACGGCAACGGCGATGATGATGCTCCCGATCGGTACCGCCGTCGTTTACCAGGTGAATGAGAGTCTAAAAGGGGAGAAGCGGACCGGCCACTTCAGCAAGGTCATCATGCTCGGGATTGCCTACAGTGCATCGATCGGTGGACTGGGCACGTTGATCGGCACCCCTCCGAACACCATCTTTGCAGCTGTTGCTAAACAACTGTACGGCATCGACTTTTCTTTCGCAAAATGGATGATGTTCGGGGTTCCACTGTCAGCGATTCTCCTGCTCGCCACCTGGTGGTATCTCATCAAAATCGCCTTTCCGCTGAAAATCAAGGAACTTCCAGGGGGAAGGGAAATTGTCGAGAAAGAAAACCGGTCCCTTGGAAGGATCTCTTTTGAAGAAAAGCTTGTTCTTACTGTCTTTGTCACCACTGCACTGTGCTGGATCACCCGCTCGTTCCTATTGAGCCAGTGGATTCCGTCACTTGATGACACGATGATTGCCATCACAGGGGCACTCGTCCTGTTCCTGCTGCCGGGCCAAAAGGAATCCCGTCTCCTCAAATGGGAGGATGCGAAGAAACTTCCGTGGGGCATCCTTCTCTTATTCGGAGGCGGACTTGCCATAGCCAAAGGCTTCAAGGAAACCGGGCTTGCAGAATGGATCGGCAAGCAATTGACGGTGCTGGATGGGATTTCTTTCATCATCATCCTTGTGGCAGTGACAGCATTTGTAATATTCTTAACGGAAATCACGCCCAATACGGCGACGGCCACAATGATGTTCCCAATCATGGCATCACTCGCTGCCGCACTGAACGTCCATCCATACAGCCTGATGGTGGCGGCCGGCCTCGCAGCGTCCTGCGCCTTCATGCTTCCGGTAGCCACACCGCCGAATGCGGTCGTCTTCGGCTCCGGCTTCATCAAAATGGGGGACATGGTCAAAGCGGGTATATGGCTGAACATCATCAGCATTATTTGCATCACACTTCTCGTGTACTTATTCATGCCTGTTGTATGGGGAGTGGATCTTGGGGTGTTCCCTGGGGATATGAGATAATTGTTTCAGCATGTGATGGGGTAGAGTGTTGGATTCCAGGGCAGTAGGTGATATTTATTGAATAAACGCCGGAGGTCCTGCTTCATCCGATGTTCATGCTGGCGTTTGCAAGTCTTTCTCTCATGATATGATGAAATTAAATGATTCCACGTGAAAAAATCCGAACACATTCGATTTTCTGCAGAGAATTTCGAATGATATGTTCGGATTTTTGCTTTTGATTTGTTATGTTGTTGTGCCGAGGGTGCGATAACGGCGAAATATTTGATTTAACGGCGAAATCCTGGATATATCGGCGAAATTTTCATTATAACGGCGATATCACAAATATATCGGCGAAATCCCATTTTTAACGGCGAACGCCGATATTCCCTCATGCCGTCGACATCACCGACCACCCGGCACACACTCCATCCAACCCACAGCTACTGAGCCGTATACCCGCCATCGAGCACCACTGCCTGACCGGTAACTCCTTTGGCTTTATCACTCGAAAGGAAGATTGTGTAGTCTGCAATTTCTTCTACCGACAGTAATCGTTTTTGTGGAACAAGGGGATAGATGACATCCTCCAATACTTTTTTGAGTTCGACCCCACGTGTGTTTGAGATATCCTGTAGCTGATTGCGGACGAGGGGGGTGTCCACATAGCCTGGGCACATGGCGTTGACGGTGATGCCGTGCTCGGCTCCTTCAAGGGCCGATACTTTTGTTAAGCCGATCACACCGTGTTTGGCACTGTTGTAAGCGGCTTTGCCTGCAAATCCGATCAGTCCGTTGATGGATGCCATGTTGATGATGCGCCCGAATTTTTGCTTTTTCATATGAGGGAAAGCAAATTTTGTCGCGATGAATGGGGCGGTGAGCATGATTTTGATCAATAGCTCGAATTTTTCAATCGGGAAGTCTTCGATTGGCGCGACGTGCTGGAGTCCCGCGTTGTTGATCAGGACGTCGATGCGGCCATAGTGTTCAACCGTTTTATCGATCCCTGCCTTAACGTCTGATTCACTTGTTACATCGCATTTGATGCCGAGGCAGTCAAAGCCCCTGCTTTTCAGTTCATCGACCGCTTCGTCGAGTCCTTCCTGGTTGATATCAGAAAGGACGACCTTCGCGCCGTTTTGTGCAAAGTGTTCCCCTATTTCATATCCAATTCCCCTTGCAGCACCTGTGATGAATACCACTTTATCATTGACCATTTTCATTTCCTCCTCGCATTAATAAATTCCCATATTGGCTAGTATGATGGACACAATCTCTGCGATGGTCGGAATGAGAAGGCCGACGACCGCAACGTCCAGATATGAATCTTTGTGGGTGAGACCTGTTACGGCAAACAGAGTCAAAAGCGCCCCGTTATGAGGCAGGATCGAAGCACCGGAAGAGATGGAAGCGATTCTGTGGAACGCCTCTGCACTTATTCCGCTTGTTTGGGATAATTCGTAATATTTATCACCCAGTGCCTCAAGGGCAATCCCCATCCCGCCTGAAGCAGACCCGGTGATGGCAGCAAGGGTCTGGACTGCGATCGCTTCAGATATCACAGGATTTCCTTTGATGCCGAGTATCAGCTTCGTTAATGTCTTGAAACCTGGTGCAGCCGTGACGACAGCACCGAAGCCTACGGCAGCACTTGTGTTGATCACTGCCATAACACTGCCTTTTGCCCCCCCGTTGATCGCCGGGATAAATTTTTTATAATGCTTGAAGTTGATCAGCAATATGGACAGAATCCCGACAAGAAGTGCTGTGAGGATGTTCCACTCGAATACATTCAAGGTAACCACGACGATGACGAGAGGAAGGAAAGACAAATAAAAATTAGGAAGATCTGATTCATTTATTTCCTTCACATCATTTCCACCCTTTGGCTCTGTGAAAGTATCCCCTTTATTGGTGAATTGCTTTTGGCGCCACCTTAAGTAAAAATATCCGCCGCAAGCCATAATCAGTCCGCCGACCGTCCCAATGATCGGGGCGGCGGTAGGGGACGTCTTGAAATAGTCGATTGGGATCAGATTCTGGATCTGGGGTGTCCCTGGGATAGCCGTCATCGTAAATGTGAAAGCTCCCAATACAAATGTGGGCGGCAATAGTTTTCGGGTGATATTTGCCTCCCTGAACATGGCGATCGCCAAGGGGTAGATCGCAAACACGACGACGAATAAGCTTACCCCTCCGTATGTTAAAACAGCGGCTGCGATAAGGACGCCGAGGATGGCACGGTCTTTGCCGATGAGGTTGGTGATTTTATAGGCAACCGATTGAGCGGCACCTACATCTTCCATCAGCTTTCCAAAGATGGCCCCGAATAGGAAGACAGGGAACCATTCCTTCGCAAAATCCACAAATCCGGTCATATACGTTTCTGTATAGGCCGGCAGGAGATCGAGACCGCTCATGAGCGCAACGAGCCCTGCAACCAATGGGGCGATCCAGATGATGGACCAGCCCAAATAGGCCAGGAGCATGAGCAGGATTAAACCAATGATGATACTAGTCATATGTCACCTCTCATAAATGTTTGTGATTATCTTTCCATGAATGATAGGATTTATGCGATATGGAAAAGAACAAATCAAGGAGTATGGGATGAGCGGAGGAGTAACTGGGGGACAGGTCAAAAAAAAGAACGAGCCGTCAGTTTGACTCGTTCTTTTCAATAGTAAGTGATTTCATTTTCGTCACTTCCAGATATTGAATATGGTGACCGTCGATTTTCTTTACTTTGAAGCAATAGCCTTGTTCCTCGATTTTATCATCGGGCTTCACTTCATATTTCTGTGTAAGGAACCAGCCGCCGATTGTATCCACTTCATCTTCTTCGATAGATATACCGAGGAGATCATTGACGTCTTCAATGAGCATGACGGCATCGAAAATATAGTGATCTTCTTTGAGTTTTTGGACTTCAGGGATTTCATCGATATCGAACTCATCCCTGATTTCCCCGACAATTTCTTCGATGATGTCTTCAAGCGTCACAAGCCCCGCGGTTCCGCCGTATTCATCAAGGAGGACGGCCATCGGAGAGCGTTCTTTTTGAAGCTTGAGAAGGAGCGCCTTGATCGGGATTGTCTCGATGACACGGATGACAGGTTTGATGAAGGGCGTAACGTCCTGATGTTTTCCCTGTTCTGTCATGAGTGTTGTCAACAATTCCTTCACATTTACAACCCCGAGTAC
The nucleotide sequence above comes from Bacillus sp. KH172YL63. Encoded proteins:
- a CDS encoding GntP family permease, with product MTSIIIGLILLMLLAYLGWSIIWIAPLVAGLVALMSGLDLLPAYTETYMTGFVDFAKEWFPVFLFGAIFGKLMEDVGAAQSVAYKITNLIGKDRAILGVLIAAAVLTYGGVSLFVVVFAIYPLAIAMFREANITRKLLPPTFVLGAFTFTMTAIPGTPQIQNLIPIDYFKTSPTAAPIIGTVGGLIMACGGYFYLRWRQKQFTNKGDTFTEPKGGNDVKEINESDLPNFYLSFLPLVIVVVTLNVFEWNILTALLVGILSILLINFKHYKKFIPAINGGAKGSVMAVINTSAAVGFGAVVTAAPGFKTLTKLILGIKGNPVISEAIAVQTLAAITGSASGGMGIALEALGDKYYELSQTSGISAEAFHRIASISSGASILPHNGALLTLFAVTGLTHKDSYLDVAVVGLLIPTIAEIVSIILANMGIY
- a CDS encoding 3-hydroxybutyrate dehydrogenase, which encodes MVNDKVVFITGAARGIGYEIGEHFAQNGAKVVLSDINQEGLDEAVDELKSRGFDCLGIKCDVTSESDVKAGIDKTVEHYGRIDVLINNAGLQHVAPIEDFPIEKFELLIKIMLTAPFIATKFAFPHMKKQKFGRIINMASINGLIGFAGKAAYNSAKHGVIGLTKVSALEGAEHGITVNAMCPGYVDTPLVRNQLQDISNTRGVELKKVLEDVIYPLVPQKRLLSVEEIADYTIFLSSDKAKGVTGQAVVLDGGYTAQ
- a CDS encoding SLC13 family permease, translating into MLTMKHAWTTLWKWHGDVRQTLMFFTSGSTGTSVSGRVQTDHQPGPGTNPRQKIGFILGPLLFFFFLLFFSPEGLSQGAVGVLAGTVWIAVWWITEAIPIPATALLPIILFPLTGALESGDVTSAYGDGTIFLFMGGFIIAIAMEKWNLHKRIAMNIILAIGTSTERIVLGFMLATGFLSMWISNTATAMMMLPIGTAVVYQVNESLKGEKRTGHFSKVIMLGIAYSASIGGLGTLIGTPPNTIFAAVAKQLYGIDFSFAKWMMFGVPLSAILLLATWWYLIKIAFPLKIKELPGGREIVEKENRSLGRISFEEKLVLTVFVTTALCWITRSFLLSQWIPSLDDTMIAITGALVLFLLPGQKESRLLKWEDAKKLPWGILLLFGGGLAIAKGFKETGLAEWIGKQLTVLDGISFIIILVAVTAFVIFLTEITPNTATATMMFPIMASLAAALNVHPYSLMVAAGLAASCAFMLPVATPPNAVVFGSGFIKMGDMVKAGIWLNIISIICITLLVYLFMPVVWGVDLGVFPGDMR